A window from Citrus sinensis cultivar Valencia sweet orange chromosome 5, DVS_A1.0, whole genome shotgun sequence encodes these proteins:
- the LOC102608014 gene encoding uncharacterized protein LOC102608014: MSLACLVCHSVESPSHSFRSYSVSSSDNEDRCSAIGSCLARRLSLPTPRPALASTSKVTPQPNIQTVIEMEGAPRLVRSRAVRRDLVRDWNFDEVVMER; this comes from the coding sequence ATGAGTCTAGCATGTCTTGTGTGCCATAGCGTAGAAAGTCCATCACATTCATTCAGGAGTTACTCCGTTTCAAGCTCAGACAACGAGGATAGATGTTCTGCCATCGGCAGCTGCTTAGCCAGAAGGTTGTCTCTTCCCACTCCAAGACCAGCTCTAGCATCCACATCCAAAGTGACCCCACAACCAAACATTCAAACGGTCATTGAGATGGAAGGTGCTCCACGATTAGTCCGAAGTCGTGCTGTGAGAAGGGACCTAGTGAGAGACTGGAATTTTGATGAAGTCGTGATGGAACGTTAG
- the LOC102608301 gene encoding probable arabinosyltransferase ARAD2, with amino-acid sequence MATMKKYHYTSKSSICLSLTLLSIVSLSFFFFFFITANKNPTSSASSDQQLRIQTSNPNSIKVYVADLPRSYNYGLIDQYWASTSPDSRLPSDPDHQTPHPHPPNRYPENPLIKQYSAEYWIMGDLETPQNLRTNSFAKRVFDANEADVVFVPFFATLSAEMELAKAKQKNMFRKKGDGNEDYKRQKEVIDFVINSDPWKRSGGRDHVFVLTDPVAMWHVRSQIAPAILLVVDFGGWYRLDSKSSNGNSSEMIQHTQVSLLKDVIVPYTHLLPRLYLSDNKKRQNLLYFKGAKHRHRGGVVREKLWDLLVNEAGVIMEEGFPNATGREQSIKGMRSSEFCLHPAGDTPTSCRLFDAIQSLCIPVIVSDNIELPFEGMVDYFEFSVFVALRDALTPNWLVRHLRSFSEEQKDKFRHRMAEIQPIFVYENNHPGGIGPILPDGAVNHVWKKVHQKLPMIKEAIVRAKRKPPGVSIPLRCHCT; translated from the exons atggcaACGATGAAAAAGTACCACTACACTTCAAAGTCGTCAATATGTCTCTCCCTCACACTTCTCTCTATTGTCTCACTctcgttcttcttcttcttcttcatcactgCCAACAAAAATCCAACTTCTTCTGCTTCTTCTGATCAGCAACTACGAATCCAAACTTCAAACCCAAACTCCATCAAAGTCTACGTGGCAGACCTTCCCAGATCCTACAACTACGGCCTCATCGACCAATATTGGGCCTCCACCTCACCCGACTCCCGCCTTCCCTCCGACCCAGATCACCAAaccccccacccccacccTCCTAATAGGTACCCTGAGAATCCATTGATAAAGCAGTACAGCGCGGAGTATTGGATCATGGGTGACCTGGAAACCCCTCAAAATCTGCGGACCAATTCATTTGCTAAGAGGGTTTTTGATGCCAATGAAGCTGATGTCGTTTTTGTGCCGTTTTTTGCGACGCTGAGTGCGGAGATGGAGTTGGCCAAGGCCAAGCAGAAGAATATGTTTAGGAAGAAAGGAGACGGGAATGAGGATTATAAAAGGCAAAAAGAGGTTATTGATTTTGTCATCAATTCGGACCCCTGGAAAAGATCCGGTGGCAGAGATCATGTCTTTGTACTCACTG ACCCTGTTGCAATGTGGCATGTCAGATCTCAGATTGCCCCTGCTATTCTGTTGGTTGTTGATTTTGGTGGGTGGTACAGACTTGACTcgaaatcatcaaatggtaACTCATCGGAGATGATACAACATACTCAAGTTTCACTGCTTAAAGATGTTATTGTCCCGTACACACATTTGCTTCCTAGATTGTACTTATCAGACAATAAGAAACGCCAAAATCTTCTTTACTTTAAAGGAGCTAAACATAGGCACCGG GGAGGTGTTGTTCGAGAAAAATTATGGGACTTGTTGGTTAACGAGGCAGGAGTTATTATGGAAGAAGGCTTCCCTAATGCCACTGGCAGGGAGCAATCAATTAAAGGGATGAGATCATCTGAATTCTGTTTGCATCCGGCTGGTGACACCCCCACTTCATGTCGACTTTTCGATGCCATCCAAAGTCTTTGTATACCTGTCATTGTCAGCGACAAcattgagcttccatttgaAGGAATGGTTGATTATTTCGAATTCTCTGTTTTTGTGGCACTGAGAGATGCATTGACACCAAATTGGCTTGTGCGTCATCTCAGAAGCTTTTCAGAAGAACAGAAAGACAAGTTTCGTCACAGAATGGCTGAGATTCAGCCAATTTTTGTATATGAAAACAATCATCCAGGTGGTATTGGACCAATTCTTCCAGATGGTGCAGTGAATCATGTATGGAAAAAGGTTCACCAAAAGTTGCCCATGATCAAGGAAGCTATTGTTCGAGCGAAGAGAAAACCACCAGGTGTATCTATTCCACTCCGTTGCCATTGTACCTAA
- the LOC102608595 gene encoding protein DMP2-like produces the protein MSKSICKDIEESSEENGDYYHLNDDNPDEPEINYIYVINAILSGTARLNVLLPTATILAFTILAPLLTNDGQCANLNRWLTGCFVVLLGASCVFFTFTDSFRTATGRLFYGVATFRGIWTFNGGRKKPCVPSDYRLRCADLFHASLSLIAFLTLAGSHRDVVACYFPAMPRKITNTVPPLVGFVISVLLVVFPSKRRGIGYPFLLQRDALYGRR, from the coding sequence ATGAGCAAATCGATCTGCAAGGATATTGAAGAAAGCAGTGAAGAAAACGGCGACTACTACCACCTGAATGACGATAATCCCGATGAACCtgaaattaattacatatatgTCATCAATGCAATTCTAAGTGGCACTGCCCGACTCAATGTCCTCTTACCAACAGCTACCATCCTTGCCTTCACCATACTTGCTCCACTGCTAACCAATGATGGTCAATGCGCCAATCTGAACCGCTGGTTAACGGGTTGTTTTGTGGTCCTTCTGGGCGCCTCTTGTGTATTCTTCACGTTCACTGACAGCTTCCGAACAGCCACTGGAAGGCTATTCTATGGGGTGGCAACTTTCAGAGGGATATGGACTTTCAATGGAGGCAGGAAGAAACCATGTGTACCTTCTGATTATAGGCTGAGATGTGCTGATCTCTTCCATGCTTCACTTTCGTTGATTGCATTTCTTACCCTTGCAGGATCACATCGCGATGTCGTTGCATGCTATTTTCCAGCAATGCCCAGGAAGATCACTAACACTGTTCCTCCTCTTGTTGGGTTTGTGATCAGCGTTTTGTTAGTGGTATTTCCTTCCAAGAGAAGGGGAATTGGTTACCCTTTCTTGCTGCAAAGAGATGCTTTGTACGGTAGACGCTAA